A stretch of the Modestobacter marinus genome encodes the following:
- the ettA gene encoding energy-dependent translational throttle protein EttA: protein MAQYIYSMVRARKAHGDKVILDDVTLAFLPGAKIGVVGPNGAGKSTVLKIMAGMETASNGDTVLAPGATVGILEQEPPLNEDLDVRGNVEEAVKDLRAALTRFEEVSTAMGEPDADFDALMAEQGELMEVIENADGWELDNRIEQAMDALRCPPGDADVKVLSGGERRRVALCKLLLEAPDLLLLDEPTNHLDAESVAWLEQHLEKYAGTVVAVTHDRYFLDNVAQWILELDRGRAYPYEGNYSTYLETKATRLKVEGAKDAKRAKRLKDELEWVRSGAKARQAKSKARLARYEEMATEADKFRKLDFEEIQIPPGPRLGNVVIETKALTKGFGDRVLIDDLSFTLPRNGIVGVVGPNGVGKTTLFKMLVDQDEPDDGEIKVGETVKISYVEQSRSGIDPAKSLWEVVSDGLDHIKVGNVEMPSRAYVSAFGFKGPDQQKKAGVLSGGERNRLNLALTLKQGGNLLLLDEPTNDLDTETLTSLEGALLEFPGCAVVVSHDRWFLDRVATHILAYEGDSKWFWFEGNFDDYEKNKVERLGPDAARPHRATYRKLTRD, encoded by the coding sequence GTGGCCCAGTACATCTACTCCATGGTCCGTGCCCGCAAGGCGCACGGCGACAAGGTGATCCTCGACGACGTGACGCTGGCGTTCCTGCCCGGCGCGAAGATCGGTGTCGTCGGCCCCAACGGTGCCGGCAAGTCGACCGTCCTGAAGATCATGGCCGGCATGGAGACCGCCTCCAACGGCGACACCGTGCTGGCCCCCGGCGCCACGGTCGGCATCCTCGAGCAGGAGCCGCCGCTCAACGAGGACCTCGACGTCCGCGGCAACGTGGAGGAGGCGGTGAAGGACCTCCGCGCGGCGCTCACCCGCTTCGAGGAGGTCAGCACCGCCATGGGCGAGCCCGACGCCGACTTCGACGCGCTGATGGCCGAGCAGGGCGAGCTCATGGAGGTCATCGAGAACGCCGACGGCTGGGAGCTCGACAACCGCATCGAGCAGGCGATGGACGCGCTGCGCTGCCCGCCGGGCGACGCCGACGTGAAGGTGCTCTCCGGTGGTGAGCGCCGCCGGGTGGCGCTGTGCAAGCTGCTGCTGGAGGCCCCCGACCTGCTGCTGCTCGACGAGCCCACCAACCACCTGGACGCGGAGAGCGTCGCGTGGCTGGAGCAGCACCTGGAGAAGTACGCCGGCACCGTCGTCGCCGTCACCCACGACCGGTACTTCCTGGACAACGTCGCCCAGTGGATCCTCGAGCTCGACCGCGGCCGGGCCTACCCCTACGAGGGCAACTACTCCACCTACCTGGAGACCAAGGCCACCCGCCTCAAGGTCGAGGGCGCCAAGGACGCCAAGCGCGCCAAGCGGCTGAAGGACGAGCTGGAGTGGGTGCGTTCGGGCGCGAAGGCCCGGCAGGCCAAGAGCAAGGCGCGGCTGGCCCGGTACGAGGAGATGGCCACCGAGGCCGACAAGTTCCGCAAGCTCGACTTCGAGGAGATCCAGATCCCGCCGGGCCCGCGGCTGGGCAACGTGGTCATCGAGACCAAGGCCCTGACCAAGGGCTTCGGCGACCGGGTGCTCATCGACGACCTCTCCTTCACGCTGCCGCGCAACGGCATCGTCGGCGTGGTCGGGCCCAACGGCGTCGGCAAGACGACGCTGTTCAAGATGCTGGTCGACCAGGACGAGCCCGACGACGGCGAGATCAAGGTCGGCGAGACGGTCAAGATCAGCTACGTCGAGCAGAGCCGCAGCGGCATCGACCCGGCCAAGAGCCTGTGGGAGGTCGTCTCCGACGGCCTGGACCACATCAAGGTCGGGAACGTGGAGATGCCGTCGCGGGCCTACGTCTCCGCGTTCGGCTTCAAGGGCCCGGACCAGCAGAAGAAGGCCGGCGTCCTCTCCGGCGGTGAGCGCAACCGGCTGAACTTGGCCCTGACGCTCAAGCAGGGCGGCAACCTGCTGCTGCTCGATGAGCCCACCAACGACCTGGACACCGAGACGCTGACCAGCCTCGAGGGCGCACTGCTGGAGTTCCCCGGCTGCGCCGTGGTGGTGAGCCACGACCGGTGGTTCCTCGACCGGGTGGCGACGCACATCCTGGCCTACGAGGGCGACTCGAAGTGGTTCTGGTTCGAGGGCAACTTCGACGACTACGAGAAGAACAAGGTCGAGCGGCTCGGCCCGGACGCCGCCCGCCCGCACCGCGCCACCTACCGGAAGCTCACGCGCGACTGA
- a CDS encoding STAS domain-containing protein, whose amino-acid sequence MSLLLTTDPLPTTGPAPFEGLAVSVDRVHATVVLRGELDRDSAHHVTDALAALATTGHACWVIDTSGVTWCDAGGLRSLAAAHALAVHSGRQLRLTGRSRCVDRLLRLSGLDRSIADTARRARAPLPDLTCDTSRAVGPER is encoded by the coding sequence ATGTCGCTGCTGCTGACCACCGACCCACTCCCGACCACCGGGCCGGCCCCGTTCGAGGGGCTCGCCGTCTCCGTCGACCGGGTGCACGCCACCGTCGTGCTGCGCGGCGAGCTGGACCGCGACTCGGCCCACCACGTGACCGACGCACTCGCAGCCCTGGCCACCACCGGCCACGCCTGCTGGGTGATCGACACGAGCGGGGTGACCTGGTGTGACGCCGGCGGGCTCCGGAGCCTGGCCGCAGCGCACGCGCTGGCCGTGCACTCGGGCCGGCAACTGCGGCTCACCGGGCGCAGCCGCTGCGTCGACCGGCTCCTCCGGCTGAGCGGTCTGGACCGGTCGATCGCCGACACCGCACGACGGGCGCGCGCGCCGCTCCCGGACCTCACATGTGACACATCGCGGGCGGTGGGACCAGAGAGGTGA
- a CDS encoding LLM class flavin-dependent oxidoreductase, whose protein sequence is MDKQIGFLSFGHWQPIPGSQVRTGRDALVQSVELAVAAEELGLDGAYVRVHHFARQLASPFPLLTAMAMRTSRIELGTGVIDMRYENPLYMAEEAAAADLLSGERLQLGISRGSPETALRGSEAFGYVPAEGADDAGLARQKTALFLAAVSGETVVDADPRMTGGASARLAVQPQSPGLRQRIWWGSGTRQTAVWTAEKGMNLMSSTLLSEDTGVPFDELQAEQIALYRASWADAGWAHEPRVSVSRSVLPITSDQDRQYFGSGQGGADQVGILEGVRARFGKSYVGEPDQLAEELAKDAAVRDADTLLITVPNMLGVEYNAHLLETVTRHVAPAIGWVPPAERAAG, encoded by the coding sequence GTGGACAAGCAGATCGGCTTCCTGTCCTTCGGGCACTGGCAGCCCATCCCGGGCTCCCAGGTGCGGACCGGGCGCGATGCCCTGGTGCAGAGCGTGGAGCTGGCGGTGGCCGCCGAGGAGCTGGGCCTCGACGGCGCCTACGTGCGGGTCCACCACTTCGCCCGGCAGCTGGCCTCGCCGTTCCCGCTGCTGACCGCGATGGCGATGCGGACCAGCCGGATCGAGCTGGGCACCGGCGTCATCGACATGCGCTACGAGAACCCGCTCTACATGGCCGAGGAGGCCGCGGCCGCCGACCTGCTCAGCGGTGAGCGGCTGCAGCTGGGCATCAGCCGCGGCTCACCGGAGACGGCGCTGCGCGGCTCGGAGGCGTTCGGCTACGTGCCGGCCGAGGGCGCCGACGACGCCGGGCTGGCCCGGCAGAAGACGGCGCTGTTCCTCGCCGCCGTCAGCGGTGAGACCGTCGTGGACGCCGACCCCCGGATGACCGGCGGCGCCTCCGCCCGGCTCGCCGTCCAGCCGCAGTCCCCGGGGCTGCGGCAGCGGATCTGGTGGGGGTCGGGCACCCGGCAGACCGCGGTCTGGACCGCGGAGAAGGGGATGAACCTGATGAGCTCGACGCTGCTGTCGGAGGACACCGGGGTGCCCTTCGACGAGCTGCAGGCCGAGCAGATCGCCCTGTACCGGGCATCGTGGGCCGACGCCGGCTGGGCACACGAGCCGCGGGTCTCGGTCAGCCGCAGCGTCCTGCCGATCACCAGCGACCAGGACCGGCAGTACTTCGGCTCGGGTCAGGGCGGTGCGGACCAGGTCGGCATCCTGGAGGGGGTCCGGGCCCGGTTCGGCAAGAGCTACGTCGGCGAACCCGACCAGCTGGCCGAGGAACTGGCCAAGGACGCCGCCGTCCGGGACGCCGACACGCTCCTGATCACCGTGCCCAACATGCTCGGCGTCGAGTACAACGCCCACCTGCTGGAGACGGTCACCCGGCACGTCGCACCGGCGATCGGCTGGGTGCCGCCGGCGGAGCGGGCCGCGGGCTGA
- the ssb gene encoding single-stranded DNA-binding protein: protein MNETDLVVVGNIVNSPQRTRLPSGDSVTNFRMASTSRRFDRETQAWTDHRTFFVDVECWGDLGGNVSHTLSKGDPVVVTGEIYTHEWESDQGRRSRPQIRAAHVGPDLTRGVADFRRSARTLPQTEPAEEPTDAPAEDPYAGRSTDYQVGEEALHEADSELTDARTAVPALT, encoded by the coding sequence GTGAACGAGACCGATCTCGTCGTCGTCGGCAACATCGTCAACTCCCCGCAGCGCACCCGGCTGCCCAGCGGGGACAGCGTCACCAACTTCCGGATGGCCTCCACCTCCCGTCGCTTCGACCGGGAGACCCAGGCCTGGACCGACCACCGCACCTTCTTCGTCGACGTCGAGTGCTGGGGCGACCTCGGCGGCAACGTGTCGCACACCCTGAGCAAGGGCGACCCGGTGGTCGTCACGGGGGAGATCTACACGCACGAGTGGGAGAGCGACCAGGGGCGGCGCAGCCGGCCGCAGATTCGGGCCGCCCACGTCGGGCCGGACCTGACCCGGGGCGTCGCCGACTTCCGCCGGTCGGCCCGGACGCTCCCGCAGACCGAGCCGGCCGAGGAGCCGACGGACGCGCCGGCGGAGGACCCGTACGCCGGCCGGTCCACGGATTACCAGGTGGGGGAGGAGGCGTTGCACGAGGCGGACTCCGAGCTCACCGATGCGCGCACCGCGGTGCCGGCGCTGACGTGA
- a CDS encoding GAF and ANTAR domain-containing protein, with protein MPTHRGAPETGQPRRHDDTPEDLGQVMGRIARTLQQEHGDVEATLSSITAAAVATVPGTDMASVSLVIHRHVHPHAATSQLARDIDALQSEFDQGPCLDALREEMTVRVPDLGAETRWPRFATEAHRRGAGSMLSFQLFTEGDNLGALNLYAELPGSFDAESESVGQIFASHAAIALSAARQESNLRSAMDRRDMIGQAKGILMERHRLTAPQAFELMVRASSHTNRKLFDIADELTSTGAMPTD; from the coding sequence ATGCCCACGCACCGAGGGGCTCCAGAGACCGGCCAGCCCCGCCGGCACGACGACACACCCGAGGACCTCGGACAGGTGATGGGCCGGATCGCCCGGACGCTGCAGCAGGAGCACGGCGACGTCGAGGCCACGCTGTCCTCGATCACGGCCGCGGCGGTCGCCACGGTCCCCGGCACCGACATGGCCAGCGTCAGCCTCGTGATCCACCGCCACGTCCACCCGCACGCCGCCACCAGCCAGCTGGCCCGGGACATCGACGCCCTGCAGTCGGAGTTCGACCAGGGACCGTGCCTGGACGCCCTCCGCGAGGAGATGACCGTCCGGGTCCCCGACCTCGGTGCGGAGACCCGGTGGCCCCGCTTCGCCACCGAGGCCCACCGGCGCGGGGCCGGCAGCATGCTGAGCTTCCAGCTGTTCACCGAGGGCGACAACCTCGGGGCGCTCAACCTCTACGCCGAGCTGCCGGGCTCCTTCGACGCCGAGTCGGAGTCCGTGGGCCAGATCTTCGCCTCGCACGCCGCCATCGCGCTGTCCGCGGCCCGGCAGGAGTCGAACCTGCGCAGCGCGATGGACCGGCGGGACATGATCGGGCAGGCCAAGGGCATCCTGATGGAGCGGCACCGGCTCACCGCCCCTCAGGCGTTCGAGCTGATGGTCCGGGCGTCGTCGCACACCAACCGCAAGCTGTTCGACATCGCCGACGAGCTCACCAGCACCGGGGCGATGCCGACCGACTGA
- a CDS encoding MOSC domain-containing protein, producing the protein MTLLEIWRTPTAAAPMERVAAARLLAGRGLDGDRYALGGGTWAQYPDLEKQLTLIDRDDVAAVAAEVAVPLTPGDTRRNLVTAGVHLPSLVGRWFAVGDALLFGMKRCPPCAHLERLTGSRLVKAMVHRGGINAAVFGGAEIAEGDPVRAVTEEEAADRGAPVGPDRPVHRVVALPD; encoded by the coding sequence ATGACCCTGCTGGAGATCTGGCGGACCCCGACCGCGGCGGCTCCGATGGAGCGGGTCGCCGCCGCCCGGCTGCTGGCCGGCCGGGGACTGGACGGCGACCGCTACGCCCTGGGCGGTGGCACCTGGGCGCAGTACCCGGACCTGGAGAAGCAGCTGACGCTCATCGACCGGGACGACGTCGCCGCGGTCGCCGCCGAGGTGGCCGTGCCCCTCACGCCCGGCGACACCCGCCGCAACCTCGTGACCGCCGGGGTCCACCTGCCGTCGCTGGTCGGCCGGTGGTTCGCCGTGGGTGACGCGCTGCTGTTCGGCATGAAGCGCTGCCCGCCGTGCGCCCACCTGGAGCGGCTGACCGGGTCACGGCTGGTCAAGGCGATGGTGCACCGCGGCGGCATCAACGCCGCGGTGTTCGGCGGCGCGGAGATCGCCGAGGGCGACCCCGTCCGGGCGGTCACCGAGGAGGAGGCGGCCGACCGGGGCGCGCCGGTCGGCCCGGACCGACCGGTGCACCGCGTCGTCGCGCTCCCCGACTGA
- a CDS encoding putative bifunctional diguanylate cyclase/phosphodiesterase, whose protein sequence is MTSSAPVPPGAPVPAGTAGRRLSAADVLLADRGQLFRALFLSAPVAKAVVDPDGRLLVVNAAMCELTGRTSGELVGRHLDLLTHPDDVPLEDRAVEHLPGTPLLDPQLQVVGERRLRRADGSSIWALQTQELVHHSNGDPQFVLLTLVDVTDRRRVEDDLVRRTFTDPLTGLPNRRALTERLQRALAASGRRGTLVGLLHLDLDRFTAVNDSLGHEGGDQLLCQVADRLRWSTRVEDTAVRFGADEFLVLAEDVEDIEGLHTLADRLLGVLDEPFHVLDREITLSASVGMTLGSDLAPEALLRQAHSALARAKASGGRGRIEVHDEALGEGYVDQLQLETDLRHALEAGELRLFYQPIVALSDEHLLGYEALIRWQHPTRGLLPPGAFLSAAEDNRLTSRLGAWVLHQACWDAAGWDPALRVHVNISARHLAEPGFSELVADALAESGLEPQRLELEITESTALFAADATLHAVDTVTETGVTLALDDFGTGYSAITALHRLPIHTLKIDRSFVADIVAQPATAALVQGLLQLGQGMGLQVIAEGIEDGEQARWLREHGCAMAQGYAFGRPAPLPARELDQYPPPAGLGDLDDPATDPAPAPEHAAGADAGAPEHGWSGREDDEPGTGFDLGAALAEQDLEGPGPVVGSAAVPQLDSFQLPATTSDTPVPRPAEAPAGAEDGTQPDDSFDPGVFRASSAFLELRALLAANGAPDTPGVPGPREPAELGDLRGLTADPTDLSGLRPWLEGFQQRLGPLDTGDLPEVGRS, encoded by the coding sequence GTGACCTCCTCCGCCCCCGTGCCGCCGGGCGCTCCCGTGCCCGCCGGCACCGCCGGGCGACGACTGAGCGCGGCCGACGTGCTGCTGGCCGACCGCGGCCAGCTGTTCCGCGCGCTCTTCCTGTCCGCGCCCGTCGCCAAGGCCGTCGTCGACCCGGACGGCCGGCTGCTCGTCGTCAACGCGGCGATGTGCGAGCTGACCGGCCGGACCTCCGGCGAGCTCGTCGGCCGGCACCTGGACCTGCTCACCCACCCCGACGACGTCCCCCTGGAGGACCGCGCCGTCGAGCACCTGCCCGGCACCCCGCTGCTGGACCCCCAGCTGCAGGTGGTCGGTGAGCGCCGGTTGCGCCGCGCGGACGGCAGCAGCATCTGGGCGCTGCAGACCCAGGAGCTCGTCCACCACAGCAACGGCGACCCGCAGTTCGTGCTGCTGACCCTGGTCGACGTGACCGACCGCCGCCGGGTCGAGGACGACCTGGTCCGCCGCACCTTCACCGACCCGCTGACCGGGCTGCCCAACCGGCGGGCCCTCACCGAGCGGCTGCAGCGTGCCCTGGCCGCGTCCGGCCGGCGCGGGACGCTGGTCGGGCTGCTGCACCTGGACCTGGACCGCTTCACCGCCGTGAACGACTCGCTGGGCCACGAGGGCGGCGACCAGCTCCTCTGCCAGGTCGCCGACCGGCTGCGCTGGAGCACCCGGGTGGAGGACACCGCCGTCCGCTTCGGGGCCGACGAGTTCCTCGTGCTGGCCGAGGACGTCGAGGACATCGAGGGGCTGCACACCCTGGCCGACCGCCTGCTCGGCGTGCTCGACGAGCCCTTCCACGTGCTGGACCGGGAGATCACCCTGTCGGCCAGCGTCGGCATGACCCTGGGTTCCGACCTCGCCCCGGAGGCGCTGCTGCGCCAGGCGCACAGCGCGCTCGCCCGGGCCAAGGCCAGTGGTGGCCGGGGCCGGATCGAGGTGCACGACGAGGCGCTCGGCGAGGGCTACGTCGACCAGCTGCAGCTGGAGACCGACCTGCGGCACGCGCTGGAGGCCGGCGAGCTGCGGCTGTTCTACCAACCGATCGTCGCGCTGTCCGACGAGCACCTGCTGGGCTACGAGGCGCTCATCCGCTGGCAGCACCCGACCCGCGGCCTGCTGCCCCCCGGCGCGTTCCTGTCCGCCGCCGAGGACAACCGGCTCACCTCCCGGCTGGGCGCCTGGGTGCTGCACCAGGCCTGCTGGGACGCCGCCGGCTGGGACCCCGCACTCCGGGTGCACGTCAACATCTCCGCCCGGCACCTGGCCGAGCCGGGCTTCAGCGAGCTCGTCGCCGACGCGCTGGCCGAGTCGGGGCTGGAGCCGCAGCGGCTGGAGCTGGAGATCACCGAGTCGACCGCGCTGTTCGCCGCGGACGCGACGCTGCACGCCGTCGACACGGTGACCGAGACCGGCGTGACCCTGGCGCTGGACGACTTCGGCACCGGCTACTCCGCGATCACCGCGCTGCACCGGCTGCCCATCCACACGCTGAAGATCGACCGCTCCTTCGTCGCCGACATCGTCGCCCAGCCGGCCACCGCCGCGCTGGTGCAGGGCCTGCTCCAGCTCGGCCAGGGCATGGGCCTGCAGGTGATCGCCGAGGGCATCGAGGACGGCGAGCAGGCCCGCTGGCTCCGCGAGCACGGCTGCGCGATGGCCCAGGGCTACGCCTTCGGCCGGCCCGCCCCGCTGCCGGCGCGCGAGCTCGACCAGTACCCGCCGCCCGCGGGGCTCGGCGACCTCGACGACCCGGCCACGGACCCCGCGCCCGCGCCGGAGCACGCAGCCGGTGCCGACGCCGGCGCGCCCGAGCACGGGTGGTCCGGGCGCGAGGACGACGAGCCGGGGACCGGGTTCGACCTGGGTGCCGCACTCGCCGAGCAGGACCTCGAGGGGCCCGGCCCGGTCGTGGGCAGTGCCGCCGTCCCCCAGCTCGACTCGTTCCAGCTGCCCGCGACCACCTCGGACACCCCCGTCCCGCGGCCGGCCGAGGCACCGGCCGGGGCCGAGGACGGGACGCAGCCGGACGACTCCTTCGACCCCGGGGTCTTCCGGGCCTCCAGCGCGTTCCTGGAGCTGCGCGCCCTGCTGGCCGCCAACGGTGCACCGGACACCCCGGGCGTGCCCGGTCCGCGGGAGCCGGCGGAGCTGGGCGACCTGCGGGGGCTGACCGCGGACCCGACCGACCTCTCCGGGCTGCGCCCCTGGCTGGAGGGCTTCCAGCAGCGGCTGGGCCCGCTGGACACCGGCGACCTGCCGGAGGTGGGCCGCAGCTGA
- a CDS encoding transglutaminase-like domain-containing protein, translating into MRTDVACSLTVSSPAPATALLQVAVAAPADEQLTVLTDGRPVDAEEIAVPGARVHRLQLPAGETTVSYRAQVSSGGAPRPVTPADWAEFVRPSRYCPADQLEGYAGTEFDRSTPRAELVAAVAAWVGRRLVYTAGASRPVDTAVDTLLLGQGVCRDYAHLTITLLRALEVPARLVAVYAPGLSPMDFHAVVEADVDGVWQTVDATRLAPTSALVRICTGRDAADTAFLSLFGGQAAFQGMTVTATVDGDLPAPSDEPFPLP; encoded by the coding sequence ATGCGCACCGACGTGGCCTGCTCCCTCACCGTCTCCTCCCCCGCGCCGGCGACCGCGCTGCTGCAGGTCGCCGTCGCCGCACCCGCCGACGAGCAGCTGACCGTGCTGACCGACGGCCGGCCGGTGGACGCCGAGGAGATCGCCGTCCCCGGGGCCCGGGTGCACCGGCTGCAGCTCCCCGCCGGCGAGACGACGGTCAGCTACCGCGCGCAGGTCTCCTCCGGCGGCGCCCCCCGGCCGGTGACCCCGGCGGACTGGGCCGAGTTCGTCCGGCCCAGCCGATACTGCCCCGCCGACCAGCTGGAGGGCTACGCCGGCACCGAGTTCGACCGGTCGACGCCCCGCGCCGAGCTGGTCGCCGCCGTCGCGGCCTGGGTGGGCCGGCGGCTGGTCTACACCGCCGGGGCCAGCCGCCCGGTGGACACCGCGGTCGACACCCTGCTGCTCGGGCAGGGCGTCTGCCGGGACTACGCGCACCTGACGATCACCCTGCTGCGGGCACTGGAGGTGCCCGCCCGGCTGGTCGCCGTCTACGCCCCGGGGCTGTCGCCGATGGACTTCCACGCGGTCGTCGAGGCCGACGTCGACGGGGTGTGGCAGACCGTCGACGCCACCCGGCTGGCCCCCACGTCGGCGCTGGTCCGGATCTGCACCGGTCGCGACGCGGCGGACACCGCCTTCCTCTCGCTGTTCGGCGGGCAGGCGGCCTTCCAGGGCATGACGGTCACCGCCACCGTGGACGGCGACCTCCCCGCACCGTCCGACGAGCCGTTCCCGCTGCCGTGA
- a CDS encoding SGNH/GDSL hydrolase family protein, producing the protein MQPGSDRRTWQRYIALGDSFTEGLSDPEPGTPDSFRGWADRLAEHLAAASPSGTVEYANLAVRGRLLAQVLTEQVPAALASRPDLVSLVAGGNDLLRPGADPDQLAADLEGAVVALRAAGADVLLATGVDPRQTPIIRRTRGRVAVFNTHLWSIAARQGAVVLDQWGAAWLQDARMWDPGDRIHLTAEGHRRTALAAAAALGVPVAGDDTDWRTPLDPAPPLPVREVVGQELAWVRGFVLPWIGRRLRGESSGDGRAAKRPDALPVRTGSVSVPDA; encoded by the coding sequence GTGCAACCGGGCAGTGATCGTCGGACGTGGCAGCGGTACATCGCGCTGGGGGACTCCTTCACCGAGGGGCTCAGCGACCCCGAGCCGGGGACGCCGGACTCCTTCCGGGGCTGGGCCGACCGGCTCGCCGAGCACCTGGCTGCGGCCTCGCCGTCGGGCACCGTCGAGTACGCGAACCTCGCCGTCCGTGGCCGGCTGCTGGCCCAGGTGCTGACCGAGCAGGTGCCGGCCGCGCTCGCCTCCCGGCCGGACCTGGTGAGCCTGGTCGCCGGGGGCAACGACCTGCTGCGCCCGGGCGCCGACCCCGACCAGCTGGCCGCGGACCTGGAGGGTGCCGTCGTCGCCCTCCGCGCGGCCGGCGCCGACGTGCTGCTGGCCACCGGCGTGGACCCCCGGCAGACGCCGATCATCCGCCGCACCCGGGGCCGGGTCGCGGTGTTCAACACCCACCTGTGGTCGATCGCCGCCCGGCAGGGCGCCGTCGTGCTCGACCAGTGGGGCGCCGCCTGGCTCCAGGACGCCCGGATGTGGGACCCGGGCGACCGGATCCACCTGACCGCCGAAGGACACCGCCGGACGGCGTTGGCCGCGGCGGCCGCGCTCGGCGTCCCGGTGGCCGGCGACGACACGGACTGGCGCACCCCGCTGGACCCGGCGCCGCCGCTGCCGGTGCGCGAGGTGGTCGGCCAAGAGCTCGCCTGGGTCCGCGGCTTCGTGCTGCCCTGGATCGGCCGCCGGTTGCGCGGGGAGTCCTCGGGCGACGGGCGGGCGGCGAAGCGACCCGACGCGCTCCCGGTGCGCACCGGCTCCGTCTCCGTGCCGGACGCCTGA
- a CDS encoding DUF427 domain-containing protein: protein MRATVEGTVIAEAPESELVRIEGNWYFPPSAVAPGALTESPTAYTCPWKGPAQYFDVVTPEGTRKDGAWSYPDLKPSAVERVGHDFAGYVAFSPGITVTA from the coding sequence ATGCGCGCGACAGTCGAGGGCACCGTCATCGCCGAGGCACCCGAGTCCGAGCTCGTCCGCATCGAGGGCAACTGGTACTTCCCGCCGTCGGCCGTCGCACCCGGCGCGCTCACCGAGAGCCCGACGGCCTACACCTGCCCGTGGAAGGGCCCGGCCCAGTACTTCGACGTGGTCACCCCGGAGGGCACCCGCAAGGACGGCGCCTGGAGCTACCCCGACCTCAAGCCCTCGGCGGTCGAGCGCGTCGGCCACGACTTCGCCGGCTACGTCGCCTTCTCACCGGGGATCACCGTGACGGCGTGA
- a CDS encoding acyl-CoA thioesterase, whose product MTDVRHTVAVPMRWSDMDAYQHINNVAFLGYFEMARVDLFFDQPTHDEKTGLRRGIVVASHEIAYKRPVLYDADPLQVQIWVSGVRAAAFTCHYELFDHGRLAVTGSTLLVTFDFALDRPRRLTPEEKTFLSCYHDEPAGA is encoded by the coding sequence GTGACCGACGTGAGGCACACCGTCGCCGTCCCGATGCGCTGGTCGGACATGGACGCCTACCAGCACATCAACAACGTGGCCTTCCTCGGCTACTTCGAGATGGCTCGGGTGGACCTGTTCTTCGACCAGCCCACCCACGACGAGAAGACCGGCCTGCGCCGGGGCATCGTGGTCGCGTCCCACGAGATCGCCTACAAGCGGCCGGTCCTCTATGACGCCGACCCGCTGCAGGTGCAGATCTGGGTCTCCGGCGTCCGGGCGGCCGCGTTCACCTGCCACTACGAGCTCTTCGACCACGGCCGGCTGGCCGTCACCGGCAGCACCCTGCTCGTGACGTTCGACTTCGCGCTGGACCGGCCGCGCCGGCTCACCCCGGAGGAGAAGACCTTCCTGAGCTGCTACCACGACGAGCCCGCCGGCGCCTGA
- a CDS encoding protein-tyrosine phosphatase family protein produces MDPWAETEPGVLVLPSGRRVRGRGLRRPLPEGSPPPAFGLYLLGRPPCPVPWVTRWVCWPDFRLPTAPGDLHEALRELWQRAGTERVEVACSGGTGRTGTALACLAVLDGLPPARAVAFVRGHYGRHAVETRGQARFVAGFSA; encoded by the coding sequence ATGGACCCGTGGGCGGAGACCGAGCCGGGCGTGCTGGTGCTGCCGTCAGGACGCCGCGTCCGCGGTCGTGGCCTGCGGCGCCCCTTGCCGGAGGGGAGCCCGCCCCCGGCCTTCGGCCTGTACCTGCTGGGCCGCCCGCCGTGCCCCGTCCCGTGGGTCACCCGCTGGGTGTGCTGGCCGGACTTCCGGCTGCCCACCGCGCCCGGCGACCTGCACGAGGCGTTGCGCGAGCTGTGGCAGCGCGCGGGCACCGAGCGGGTCGAGGTCGCCTGCTCGGGGGGCACCGGGCGCACCGGGACGGCGCTGGCCTGCCTGGCGGTCCTGGACGGGCTGCCCCCGGCCCGGGCGGTCGCCTTCGTGCGCGGCCACTACGGCAGGCACGCGGTGGAGACCCGCGGCCAGGCCCGCTTCGTGGCCGGCTTCAGCGCCTGA